Proteins encoded within one genomic window of Besnoitia besnoiti strain Bb-Ger1 chromosome II, whole genome shotgun sequence:
- a CDS encoding hypothetical protein (encoded by transcript BESB_035390), with product MDTPGASAFGPPRGPAPQQTLAGLGLDPRLSCGLAAEAGRAAAPPQSLPPGGRVRQPGMGGERGSFHELQAAAFPAPSPHSGGVPLGANEALSQLSAQLLAAQSVQRRPENAAPVNPALSPLLLQQLQVAATLDPSSLASLARPVLEARERVAGDAEHATASGALIGAAGSASLSLQQRVLQQRERAAAFAAMNEALAASSLAGAAGSREETPALSHAAFSVGHASPTGPPLGLAPGEGLAFRQAGDDKLGEGDWSHFGRKDGAEGAFRGTGVGGGPALQASSRGRLTGEDARDVLLRLSQQANLPLNPQALLPVQRQQQLASSALYPVNALSPSHASGLSSLAHPSLGHPLGGSLGQAQDSKALPLPSSAALRRSASSFPSSALPLRAAAASHASGEPSVASPALALASQSERDRILLLGQQQLLTARHESRGDLPHGETHGLTAAGELDLEREEGRRAQSSRANAKPGRKRGEGDAPRSRGRPLKSRSLVNLSGGDPGDAGAASLLPQAIQVDSRLHAAVGGYEAGAPELAQHDEGAHRKRAAVAHGARGSLTTAGAARANSDGRDGDAPVACASAGGRASLSAADAAPVASRAALTTDPSSGPLPVGARRSVAPSSPAGTGAKLRGDSPPALSAGEAGRKRRAGRLSEPLGLRHETLHDAAGGPGGAGGRGGEGGERQLGSRRGSVDSTVSPEEWRSLIPADIYDGAFSLTHSSTPPPSTPQQLPSPPPELADGGFSASASTHQLPLSPLSGAPSSCVPGASPAEPRASAPSRSAVSPADEAAALRAVLAALGGDEDQPAGAARSGASPFGASPGCLGASRTLSTFFEHLLAVDVTAAASSFVRRNSGSSKPNTGLPPVNATQRLHALQRLCASLTAALHVHQALRLEAGMRVGGTFSAEELEQSVSSPPAAGPYGLEWDREGGGDGRGPEARPADKAPREGCGVWRGGVGPQNLPIFLRVRQEQYLQQRRDWSAAFPDPYDDDEEGGTALLSAALERGDDLRVSGERGQGEEGGGNRRLVGQKVSKNVLESLLASSPTAVLDCPHRSPAGNDSTQGDAATAHARGADASQRAGGLSRGGKGRDASALAKADRDIKARALPLFLQANATQPEKPTRGAGMDDVKTERADGEYQKEGEKRAAQKDGAKLESQRDGKEHGLALGFGGGEGGQREEHRETAEESESPFVPNSRTQAGASVAPALCPAADVQALEADVVEAKEQRQLGEEREGERQLKRKKRHEKGEKKKKKRILSAEFAELVEEGIEKKKKGRGKRVNAHSECSDSDSEFSPEEESEDDRDCKRKRQRCKKGDDDDLFVPPLSRHVAAPPPDSSADPPAPLPSGAPKGEVDCEERRKKASRDSSMVTAVLRKREKKASSSASLSSAPAPGSAGGSASRRGDEAASATRNISTFLNSSRFRIPRKKTGLLDSLLEEAAKEEKTSLSHDSGTPAGSRGAEQGPDGTSAGGKRDSRQSLEEIDPWSPSPPSPPHQKPANAPKSEPTAHAELLAAPASSVSVSYPRPLHHPPPPPPPPAFLPHAHAFGASRYGRGPPLSTPVGPGAQWGDRAQRAGARAGDGGGPSGDASSGGGMLAGPNRTLRRERGNRGGTGPCQQRTTHGSASFWSANGSSHAVEGVRGLEHSRGPPNPLQRGPHLGDSGGAKPPAPPPPPPPSSDSQFLSRPPPHSLQHAAGPPSSAFAEGGGGISSYFPSRGSFSQYSEPSARPLGGGDRERGKLHLQGRREDSFEARVHHHVGYQGRSVSASRVGAEGPETDEEEEGQVSDDDWGAGDSQARRETTAAGGEGPPPKQRASGRGGGHLGYRGVRAAPQRESDEKEEGEEEADEA from the coding sequence ATGGATACACCAGGCGCTTCGGCCTTcgggcctccgcgaggccCCGCCCCCCAGCAAACCCTTGCGGGCCTGGGTCTCGATCCGCGGCTCAGTTGCGGCcttgccgcggaggccggacgcgccgccgcgccgccccagtCTCTGCCGCCGGGGGGGCGCGTGCGGCAGCCGGGGATGGGGGGCGAGCGTGGCTCATTCCacgagctgcaggcggcggcttTCCCGGCGCCTTCCCCGCACTCTGGCGGCGTCCCTCTCGGCGCAAATGAGGCCCTGAGTCagctctccgcgcagcttctcgcagcgcagagcgtgcagcggcgccccgaAAACGCGGCGCCAGTCAATCCGGCTCTGTCACCCctgctgctccagcagctgcaagTCGCCGCCACGTTGGATCCCTCGTCCCTCGCATCGCTGGCACGGCCTGTcctggaggcgcgggagcgcgtggcgggcgATGCTGAGCACGCGACCGCCAGCGGGGCCCTGATCGGTGCCGCGGGgagcgcgtcgctgtctctgcagcagcgagtgcttcagcagagagagcgggctgcggcgttcgcggcgaTGAACGAGGCcctggcggcctcgtcgctggcaggcgcggctggaTCCCGAGAAGAGACTCCTGCCCTCTCCCACGCCGCTTTTTCCGTCGGGCATGCGTCGCCGACGGGCCCGCCCCTGGGCCTCGCCCCTGGCGAGGGGCTGGCCTTCCGGCAGGCAGGAGACGACAAGCTAGGGGAAGGAGATTGGAGTCACTTCGGCCGAAaagacggcgcagaaggcgccttTCGGGGGACGGGAGTCGGCGGCGGTCCTGCGCTCCAGGCGAGTTCACGAGGGCGGCTGACTGGGGAGGATGCGCGAGACGTCCTCTTGCGGCTGTCTCAACAGGCGAACCTGCCGTTGAATCCTCAGGCGCTTCTACCAgtgcagcgccagcagcagctcgcgtcttccgctctctATCCTGTGAACGCTTTGTCGCCCTCACATGCTTCTGGCTTGTCGTCTCTGGCGCACCCGTCGCTGGGGCACCCCCTAGGGGGCAGTTTAGGGCAGGCACAGGACTCGAAGGCCCTTCCGCtgccgtcttccgcggccttgcggcgctccgcttcctcgtttCCCTCGTcggctctgcctctgcgagcggctgctgcttcgcATGCGTCCGGCGAGCCGTCTGTGGCCTCCCCTGCGCTCGCCTTGGCCTCTCAGAGTGAGAGAGACAGGATTTTGCTTCtcgggcagcagcagcttctgACAGCGAGGcacgagagccgcggagacctccCGCACGGCGAAACGCACGGTCTcacggccgccggcgaactCGAtctcgagagagaggaaggcaggcgcgcgcagtcgTCGCGGGCGAACGCCAAGCCAGGGAGGAAACGCGGCGAAGGGGATGCCCCAagaagcagagggcgacCTCTGAAGAGCCGGAGTCTTGTTAACCTGTCGGGAGGAGACCCTGGCGATGCCGGCGCAGCTTCGCTGTTGCCCCAGGCCATACAGGTCGActcgcgcctgcatgcggcggtCGGCGGCTACGAGGCAGGTGCGCCGGAGCTGGCGCAGCACGACGAGGGAGCACACAggaagcgcgccgccgtggctcacggcgcgcgaggctctctcACGACGGCTGGCGCTGCAAGGGCGAATAGCGACggacgcgacggagacgcgcccgttgcatgcgcctccgctggAGGACGTGCTTCTCTGAGtgcggcggacgctgcgcctgtggcctctcgcgccgcgcttaCAACCGACCCTTCCTCTGGTCCTTTGCCTGtgggggcgcggcgaagcgttgcgccctcctctccggcAGGCACCggcgcgaagctgcgcggagacagtccccccgcgctctcggcgggcgaggcaggccGGAAAAGGAGGGCGGGGAGGCTTTCCGAGCCTTTGGGGCTGCGCCACGAGACCCTCCAcgacgcggctggcggcccCGGGGGCGCTGggggaagaggcggcgaagggggagagcggcagctggGCTCCAGAAGGGGGTCGGTTGACTCCACCGTGAGCCCCGAAGAGTGGCGTTCGCTCATCCCTGCCGACATCTACgacggcgccttctcgctgacACACTCCAgcactccgccgccgtcaacgcctcagcagcttccgtcgccgccaccgGAGCTCGCGGATGGCGGATTCAGTGCGTCAGCCTCTACGCATCAACTTCCACTCAGTCCCCTCAGCGGTGCTCCCTCGTCGTGCGTGCCTGGCGCTTCGCCCGCGGAGCCACGCGCTTCGGCGCCGTCCCGCTCGGCGGTCTCGCcggccgacgaggcggcagctcTCCGCGCAGTTCTCGCGGCCCTAGGGGGAGACGAAGACCAACCGGCAGGGGCCGCTCGCTCGGGTGCGTCGCCCTTTGGAGCGTCCCCGGGCTGTCTGGGGGCCTCGCGCACGCTCTCGACGTTCTTTGAGCACCTCCTCGCAGTCGACGTCacggccgctgcgtcgtcgtttGTGCGGCGCAACAGCGGCTCCTCGAAGCCCAACACGGGCCTGCCGCCCGTCAATGCGACCCAGCGGCTCCACGCGCTCCAGAGACTCTGTGCCTCCCTgaccgcggcgctgcacgtTCACCAGGCGCTGCGACTCGAGGCCGGCATGCGCGTCGGCGGGACCTTCAGCGCTGAAGAGCTCGAGCAgagtgtctcctcgccccccgCAGCCGGGCCCTACGGCCTGGAGTGGGACcgcgaggggggcggcgacgggagagggccggaggcgcgcccggcAGACAAGGCCCCTAGGGAGGGCTGCGGGGTgtggcgaggaggcgtggGGCCCCAGAATCTGCCGATTTTCTTGAGGGTGCGGCAGGAGCAGTACCTTCAGCAAAGGCGAGACTGGAGCGCGGCGTTTCCGGACCCctacgacgacgacgaggaagggggGACTGCGCTCTtgtccgcggcgctggagagaggcgacgacttGCGAGTCTCAGGCGAACGGGGACAGGgcgaagagggaggaggcaaCAGGAGGCTCGTGGGACAGAAAGTATCCAAGAACGTGCTGGAGTCTCttctcgcgtcctcgccgacAGCGGTGCTAGACTGTCCGCATCGAAGTCCAGCAGGAAACGATTCGACacaaggcgacgcagcgacagCTCATGCGCGAGGAGCAGATGCAAGTCAGCGCGCAGGGGGCttgagccgcggcggaaaggGACGAGACGCATCTGCCCTCGCGAAAGCAGACAGAGACATAAAGGCACGCGCGCTCCCACTTTTTTTGCAAGCGAACGCGACACAGCCGGAAAAGCCAACGCGTGGTGCGGGAATGGACGACgtgaagacagagagagcggacgGGGAATACcagaaagaaggcgaaaagCGGGCAGCCCAGAAAGATGGCGCGAAGCTAGAAAGCCAAAGAGATGGCAAAGAGCACGGCCTTGCTCTCGGGTTCGgagggggcgaggggggacAGCGAGAAGAGCACAGAGAAACCGCTGAGGAGAGTGAATCTCCTTTTGTGCCTAACAGCCGCACACAGGCGGGAGCGTCCGTTGCTCCAGCCCTATGTCCGGCGGCGGATGTGCAAGCCCTAGAGGCCGACGTGGTCGAGGCCAAGGAACAGAGACAGCTCGGGGAGgagcgagagggcgagcggcagctaaagagaaagaagaggcacGAGAAGGgtgagaagaagaaaaagaagaggatTCTGTCGGCTGAGTTTGCGGAGCTGGTCGAGGAGGGAatagagaaaaagaagaaaggccGGGGGAAGCGGGTCAACGCACATAGTGAGTGCTCAGATTCCGACTCTGAGTTTTCtcctgaagaagagagcgaggacgatCGAGACTGCAAGCGAAAGCGACAACGCTGCAAGaaaggagacgacgacgatcTCTTCGTTCCTCCTTTGTCTCGTCACGTCGCAGCACCTCCGCCGGATTCCTCGGCAGACCCCCCGGCTCCATTGCCCTCTGGAGCGCCCAAGGGGGAGGTCGACTGtgaggagaggcggaagaaggcctCGAGGGATTCCTCCATGGTAACCGCTGTGCTTCgcaagagggagaagaaagcctcttcttcggcgtctttATCTTCGGCGCCCGCACCGGGGTCTGCGGGAGGGAGTGCATCGCGCCGGGGTGATGAGGCGGCATCAGCTACCAGGAATATTTCCACGTTTCTCAACTCCAGTCGATTCCGCATTCCCAGAAAGAAGACCGGCCTTCTGGACAGTCTGCtggaagaggcagcgaaagaagagaagacttctctctctcacgaCAGCGGTACCCCGGCGGGCTCTCGCGGGGCGGAGCAAGGCCCCGACGGGACTTCGGCAGGAGGCAAGAGGGACAGCCGGCAGAGCCTCGAGGAGATCGATCCCTGGTCTCCTAGTCcaccttcgcctccgcatcAGAAGCCCGCGAATGCCCCCAAGAGCGAGCCCACGGCGCATGCGGAACTCCTGGCTGCGCCAGCTTCTTCGGTCTCTGTTTCCTATCCGCGGCCGCTCCACcatccgcctcctcccccgcccccgccagCCTTTCtgccgcatgcacacgcgttCGGCGCTTCGCGCTACGGCCGAGGCccgccgctctccacgcCGGTGGGGCCTGGGGCGCAGTGGGGTGATAGAGCCCAACGGGCCGGCGCTCGGGCTGGGGACGGCGGGGGCCCCTCTGGAGACGCGAGTAGCGGCGGGGGGATGCTTGCAGGGCCGAACCGAacgctgcgcagagagcgcggaaaTCGCGGCGGGACGGGCCCCTGCCAGCAGCGAACGACTCACGGGAGTGCCTCGTTCTGGTCAGCGAATGGAAGTTCTCACGCCGTCGAGGGAGTCAGAGGCTTGGAGCACAGCAGAGGGCCTCCGAATCCTCTTCAGCGCGGCCCGCACTTGGGCGACTCCGGCGGCGCCAAGccacctgcgccgccgcctccgcctccgccttcgtctgaTTCGCAGTTcctgtcgcggccgccgcctcacaGCCTGCAGCATGCCGCGGGGCCGCCGTCTTCAGCGTTCGctgagggaggaggagggatCTCCTCGTACTTTCCTTCGCGAGGAAGCTTTTCGCAGTACAGCGAGcccagcgcgaggccgctgggcggcggcgacagagagcggGGGAAGCTGCATCTCCAggggagacgcgaagactCTTTTGAGGCTCGAGTTCATCACCACGTGGGGTATCAGggccgcagcgtctctgcATCACGAGTCGGCGCGGAAGGGCCCGAGacggacgaagaggaagagggacAAGTCTCCGATGATGACtggggcgcgggcgacagccAGGCCCGAAGAGAAAcgaccgccgcggggggagaAGGGCCTCCCCCCAAGCAGCGAGCGAGTGGACGAGGGGGCGGGCATTTAGGCTACAggggcgtccgcgcggcgccgcagagggaaagcgacgagaaagaagagggagaagaagaagcggacgaAGCCTGA